In Ctenopharyngodon idella isolate HZGC_01 chromosome 1, HZGC01, whole genome shotgun sequence, a single genomic region encodes these proteins:
- the zgc:65894 gene encoding tubulin beta chain: MREIVHLQAGQCGNQIGAKFWEVISDEHGIDPTGSYHGDSDLQLDRISVYYNEASGGKYVPRAILVDLEPGTMDSVRSGPFGQIFRPDNFVFGQSGAGNNWAKGHYTEGAELVDSVMDVVRKEAESCDCLQGFQLTHSLGGGTGSGMGTLLISKIREEYPDRIMNTFSVVPSPKVSDTVVEPYNATLSVHQLVENTDETYCIDNEALYDICFRTLKLTTPTYGDLNHLVSATMSGVTTCLRFPGQLNADLRKLAVNMVPFPRLHFFMPGFAPLTSRGSQQYRALSVPELTQQMFDAKNMMAACDPRHGRYLTVAVVFRGRMSMKEVDEQMLNIQNKNSSYFVEWIPNNVKTAVCDIPPRGLKMSGTFIGNSTAIQELFKRISEQFTAMFRRKAFLHWYTGEGMDEMEFTEAESNMNDLVSEYQQYQEATAEEGEFEEEGEEEAA, encoded by the exons ATGCGTGAGATAGTGCACCTTCAGGCGGGCCAGTGCGGGAATCAGATCGGAGCTAAG TTCTGGGAGGTGATCAGTGACGAGCATGGCATTGACCCCACCGGCAGCTACCATGGAGACAGTGACCTGCAGCTGGACCGGATCAGTGTTTACTACAACGAAGCTTCTG GGGGAAAGTATGTCCCTCGTGCCATCCTTGTGGATCTAGAGCCAGGAACCATGGACTCCGTCCGCTCAGGGCCTTTTGGACAGATATTCAGACCTGACAACTTTGTTTTTG GTCAGAGTGGAGCAGGTAATAACTGGGCTAAGGGTCATTACACAGAGGGTGCCGAACTGGTGGACTCAGTGATGGACGTGGTTCGCAAGGAAGCTGAGAGCTGTGACTGCCTGCAGGGCTTCCAGCTCACGCACtcgctgggaggaggaaccggTTCAGGCATGGGAACACTTCTCATCAGCAAGATCCGTGAGGAGTATCCAGACCGCATCATGAACACCTTCAGCGTGGTGCCATCTCCTAAAGTGTCGGACACGGTCGTGGAGCCCTACAACGCCACGCTGTCCGTCCATCAGCTGGTGGAGAACACAGACGAGACCTACTGCATCGACAACGAGGCGCTGTACGATATCTGCTTCCGCACACTCAAACTCACCACGCCCACGTATGGTGACCTCAACCACCTCGTCTCGGCCACCATGAGCGGCGTCACCACCTGCCTGAGGTTCCCTGGACAGTTGAACGCTGATCTTCGCAAACTGGCAGTCAACATGGTGCCCTTCCCTCGTCTGCACTTCTTCATGCCTGGCTTTGCTCCTCTCACCAGCAGGGGGAGCCAGCAGTACCGCGCCCTCTCAGTTCCTGAGCTCACCCAGCAGATGTTCGATGCCAAGAACATGATGGCCGCGTGCGACCCGCGCCATGGACGCTACCTGACCGTGGCTGTTGTTTTCCGTGGACGCATGTCCATGAAGGAGGTAGACGAGCAGATGCTGAACATCCAGAACAAGAACAGCAGCTACTTTGTGGAGTGGATCCCAAACAATGTGAAGACCGCTGTTTGCGACATCCCGCCCCGCGGGCTCAAGATGTCTGGAACCTTCATCGGCAACAGCACTGCCATCCAGGAGCTCTTCAAGCGTATTTCAGAGCAGTTCACTGCCATGTTCCGCCGCAAGGCCTTCCTGCACTGGTACACCGGAGAGGGCATGGACGAGATGGAGTTCACGGAGGCAGAGAGCAACATGAACGACCTGGTGTCCGAGTACCAGCAGTACCAGGAAGCCACCGCCGAGGAGGGAGAGTTCGAGGAGGAGGGTGAAGAGGAGGCCGCCTGA